The Amycolatopsis sp. DG1A-15b genome contains the following window.
GTGAGGCGATGCTGCCCGACGCCCGTACCGCCGTCGACGCCGCCCGAGCCGCGCGGCGACGGGCCCGTCGGGCCGGGTCGCTGGTCGTCGTGTCCAAACCGGACGGTGACGCCGGCCTTCTGCCCGGGATCCTCGAAGGACTCGGCGAACCCGTCCAGTTGCTCTTCGCGACCACGGGCGACGAGGCCGCAGGCATGCTCCGCGACGGTCGCGGTGACGTCGCGCTCGTGGCCGCGCCCTTCGACCGCACCGGGCTCGACGTCGAGCAGGTCCACGCCGAACCGCGCGTCGCCGCTCAGCCGCGTGGCCGGGAAGCGACGACGTTGGCGGAAGTCCTCGCCCTCCCGGCCGTCACGTGGCCCGGCGTCGACGAGCGCCTCGACGCCTACTACCGCGCCCGCGACCCCGAGACCCTCGCCCGGTTGACCGATCCGCCGCCCGCCACCGCCGGGCGGGCGGCGAAGGACCTCGCCGAGGCGCTGCGGCTGGTCGAACTCGGCCGGGCGGTGACGTTCCTGCCGCGGTCGGTGGCCCGCCGCTACCCCCGCGAAGGCATCGCCTACCGCGAGCTGGACGGGCTCAGCGAAGCGCGGCTGCAAGTGGCCTGGCCGTCGACGTCCCGATCGCCGCGCGTGGCCGCCTTCGTCCGGACGGCCACGCGCCCGCGATAGCTCAGTCGAGCTGCAGCTCCGGGGAGTACATCTCGATCCAGTGGTACAGGTCGAGCAGCCGGTCCAGGCCGATCCGGTCGGCCGGGGCCATGGTCGCCGAGTCCACTTCGGACACCCGGTGCGCCCACGACCGGTCGACCAGGCCGAAGACGGCGTGGCCCGGCTCGGCCAGGACCTCCTTGGCCTGCTGCTGCAGCGCCGCCGCGTAGCCCGGGTCCTGCGTCGACGGGTACGGGCTCTTCACCCGCTGGGCCACCGACTCCGGCAGGACGTGCTTGGTCGCGTGCCGCAGCAGGCTCTTCTCCCGCCCGTCGAACGTCTTCAGGGACCACGGCGTGTTGTAGACGTACTCGACCAGCCGGTGGTCGCAGAACGGCACCCGGACCTCCAGGCCCACCGCCATCGACGCGCGGTCCTTGCGGTCCAGCAGCATCCGCACGAACCGGGTCAGGTGGAGGTGGCAGATCGTCCGCATCCGCGCCTCGGCCGCGGACTCGCCGTCCAGGTGCTCGACCTCGGCGACCGCCGAGCGGTACTGGTCGCGGACGTAGGACTCCAGATCCACCTTCCCCATCAGCTCGGGGGTGTAGATCGACGTCCGGTCGGTCATCATCGCGCTGCGGAAGGCGATCCACGGGAACATGTCCGCGTTGACCGAAGCCTCGTCGAAGAACCAGCGGTAGCCGCCGAACACCTCGTCGGCCGACTCGCCCGACAGGGCCACCGTCGACTCACCGCGGATCGCCTTGAACAGCAGGTACAGCGATGTGTCCATGTCGCCCAGCCCCGCCGGGATGTCCCGGGCCCGCAGGACCGCGCGCCGCACCTCCGGGTCGGTCAGCTCGGCCGGGTTCAGCACGACGTCCTGGTGCGCGGACCCCACCAGCGAAGCGACGTCGCGGACGAACGGCGAGTCCGCCGTGTCGCGCATCTCGTCCGGCTTGAAGTTCTCCTCCTGGCCGAAGAAGTCGACGGAGAACGTCCGCAGCCGCTCGCCCTGCTCCGCCAGACGTGCCGCCGCGAGCCCGGTGACGGCGCTCGAGTCCAGGCCACCCGACAGCAGGACGCAGCGGGGGACGTCGGCAACGAGCTGGCGATCGACGATGTCGGTCATCAGCTCGCGGACGCGGGCGACCGTCGTCTCCTGGTCGTCGGTGTGCTGCTTCGCGTCCAGCTTCCAGTACGTGCGGGTCCGGACGCCTTCGCGGGACACGGTGACGATCGTGCCCGGCCGGACCTCCTCCATGCCCTTCCACAGCGACCAGCCCGGCCGCTTGGTGAACGCCATCAGCTCCCGCAGGCCATCGGTGTCGACGACCTTCTCGGCCAGCGGGTTCGCCAGGATCGCCTTCGGCTCGGACCCGAACAGCACGCCGTCGCGGGTCGGGTAGTAGTAGAACGGCTTGATGCCCATCCGGTCGCGGATCATGACGAGCCGGTCGTCGCGCTCGTCCCAGATCGCGAAGGCGTACATGCCGTTGAGGTGGTCGACGACCGCGTCGCCCCACTGCAGGTAGCCGTGCAGCACCACTTCGGTGTCGCTGTCGGTCTCCCACTTGTGGCCGAGCTTCGTCAGCTCTTCCTTCAGCTCGGTGAAGTTGTAGGCCTCACCGCTGTAGACCATCGCGATGTCGCCGTTCGGCGTCGAGACGGTCATCGGCTGACGGCCGCCGGGCAGGTCGATGATGGCCAGCCGCCGGTGGCCGAGCGCGACGTGCCGGCGCACCCAGGTGCCCGAGTCGTCCGGCCCGCGGCAGGCCATCGTGCCCGTCATGGCGTCGACGACGTCCTGGCGGCGGGTGAGGTCGGCGTCGTAGGAAACCCAGCCGGCGATACCGCACATAGCGAAACCCCTCCCAGAGAATGCTTAGCTGATACAACTATCGGTAACCCAGGTGTAACACGACCCGAAGATCTTGTCTGCCCGAATTGCACGTTCCGCACCTGTTCGATCACGCGTTGTGTCGCTTGTCACTGACCGGCTACCTGCAGTGAGAAGAGGGCAAACGCTTGCGTGACCGCCGCCACCAGCCGTCAAGGTGGCGTAAATGCGCGTCAGGAACGCATCAAGGCGCCATCAGCCGGCCATCGCGGCGCCTCCCGGGACCGCACAGTGACGTCGTCCCCGGTCACCTGACCCGGTGACCTGTCCTGAGAGGTGCCTGTGGCCGACTTGCTCTACGCCGTTCTGCTGATCGGCGTTTTCGTGGTGCTGGCGCTGGTGCTGCGCGGCTTGGAAAAGCTGTGAGCGGCGCCGGAACCGTGGCCGATGTGGTGGGCGGGTTGCTCGCGCTCGGCCTGCTCGTCTACCTGTTCGTCGCCTTGATCAGGCCGGAGAAGTTCTGATGCGCCCCGACGTGCTTTTCCCCGCGGAGGGGCTGAAATGACCGACACGTCGGCCGGGCTCATCCAGCTCGGCCTGCTCCTCGCCGCCCTCGCCGTGGTCTACCGACCGCTCGGCGACTACCTGGCGCGCGTCTTCTCCAGCGAGAAGCACCTCAAGCTCGAGAAGGGCCTCTACCGGCTCTTCCGCGTCAACCCGGACTCCGAACAGCGCTGGCCGACCTACGCCGCCGGCGTGCTCGGGTTCTCGTTCGTCTCGGTCGTCCTGCTCTCCCTGCTGCAGCGCCTGCAGCCGCTCCTGCCGTGGGACCTGGGACGTGGCTCGGTCAGCCCCGGTGTCGCGTTCAACACGGCGATCTCGTTCGTCACCAACACGAACTGGCAGTCCTACGTCCCCGAGACGACGATGGGCCACTTCGTGCAGATGGCCGGGCTGACCGTGCAGAACTTCCTGTCGGCGGCCGTCGGCCTGGCCGTGGCGATCGCGGTGACGCGCGGTTTCGTCCGGGCGAAGACCGACCGGCTCGGCAACTTCTGGGTGGACCTCACCCGCGGCACGGTCCGCGTGCTGCTGCCGATGGCGTTCGTGTTCGCGCTCGTGCTGGTCGCGCTCGGCGTCGTGCAGAGCCTCAAGGCGGGTGTCGCCGTGACGAACCCGGACGGCAGCGGGAGCACCATCGCTCTCGCCCCGGCGGCGAGCCAGGAGGCGATCAAGGAACTGGGCACCAACGGCGGCGGCATCTTCAACGCCAACTCCGCGCACCCCTTCGAGAACCCCACCGCCTGGTCGAACCTGGTCCAGCTGTTCCTGATCCTGGTCATCCCGGTGAGCCTGACCCGCGCGTTCGGCACGCTGGTCGGCAACCGCCGCCAGGGGTACGTCCTGCTGAGCGTGATGGGCCTGCTGTGGGCCGCTTCGCTGGCGCTCATCTGGTGCTCCGAGGCCTTCGCGGACAATCCGGCGGCCCGGGCCGCGGGCGCGAGCATGGAAGGCAAGGAGCAGCGCTTCGGCATCGGGCTGACGTCGCTGTTCGCCGACACCACCACCGGGACGTCGACCGGCGCGGTGAACGGCGCCCACGACAGCCTGTCCGGGCTCGGCGGCGGGGGCCCGCTGCTGAACATGCTCTACGGCGAGATCTCGCCCGGCGGCGTCGGCACCGGCCTCTACGGCATCCTCGTGCTGGCGATCATCGCGATGTTCCTGGCCGGGCTGATGGTCGGGCGCACGCCGGAGTACCTGGGCAAGAAGCTCGGCAAGCGCGAGGTCACCTGCGCGGCGATCGCGATGCTGGCGATGCCGACCGTGGTGCTCCTCGGCTCCGGGATCGCGCTGCTGCTGCCGGGCACGGCGGGCGCGCTGGGCAACTCCGGCGCGCACGGGCTGTCCGAGGTGCTCTACGGCTACGCCTCGACCGGCAACAACAACGGCAGCGCGTTCGGTGGCCTGACCGCGACGAGCGACTGGTTCCAGTCGTCGTTCGCCGTCGCCATGGCGTTCGGCCGGTTCGTGCCGATCCTCGCCGTGCTCTGCCTGGCCGGTTCGCTGGCCGCCCAGCGCAAGGTGCCCGAGACCGCGGGCACCCTGCCCACCACCGGGCCGCTGTTCGCCACCTTGCTCACCGGCACGGTGGTGCTCGTCGCGGCCCTCACGTTCATCCCGGCGCTCGCGCTCGGGCCCATCGCGGAGGCACTCGCATGACCGTCACCGAAGAACGACCCCAGGTGGCTCCCGCCGAACCCCCGAGCCGAGTCGGTGCCGGCGTCTTCAGCCCGCGCCAACTCTGGACGTCGCTGCCGGAAGCGCTGCGGAAGCTGAACCCGAGGCACCAGCTCGGCAACCCGGTGATGTTCGTGGTCTGGGTGGGCTCCGCGCTCACCACCGTCTTCGCGGTCACCGACCCGAGCGTGTTCACCATCCTGGTCGCCGTCTGGCTGTGGTTCACGGTCCTGTTCGCGAACCTGGCCGAGGCCGTCGCGGAAGGGCGGGGCAAGGCCCAGGCCGAGAGCCTGCGGCGGTCGAAGAAGGAGACCGTGGCCCGCCGGCTCACCGGATCCGGAGAAGAACAGGTCCCCGGCGTCGAACTGAAGATCGGCGACCTGGTCGTCGTCGAGGCGGGCCAGGTGATCCCGGGTGACGGGGACGTCGTCGAAGGCATCGCGACCGTCGACGAATCGGCCATCACCGGCGAGTCGGCCCCGGTCATCCGCGAGTCCGGCGGCGACCGCAGCGCCGTCACCGGCGGCACGACCGTGCTGAGCGACCGGATCGTCGTGCGGATCACCACCAAACCGGGCGAATCCTTCGTGGACCGGATGATCGCGTTGGTGGAGGGCGCTTCCCGGCAGAAGACGCCGAACGAGATCGCGTTGACCATCCTGCTCTCGACGCTCACGATCATCTTCCTGCTCGCCGTCGTGGCGCTCCAGCCGATGGCCCGCTACTCCGGGGCCGAGCAGTCGGTGATCGTGCTGACCGCGCTGCTCGTGTGCCTCATCCCGACGACGATCGGCGCGCTGCTGAGCGCGATCGGCATCGCCGGGATGGACCGCCTGGTCCAGCGCAACGTCCTGGCGACCAGCGGCCGCGCGGTGGAGGCCGCGGGCGACGTCTCGACGCTCCTGCTCGACAAGACCGGCACGATCACCTTCGGCAACCGCCGCGCCACCGAGCTGATCCCCGTGGGCGCGTCCACTCCCGGGGAACTGGCCCGGGCCGCCCGGCTCGCCAGCCTCGCCGACGAGACTCCCGAAGGCCGCAGCGTCGTCGAGCTGACGGCGGACCACGCGGGGCAGGACGAGCACGGCGAGTTCGTCGCCTTCACCGCGCAGACCCGGATGAGCGGCATCGACATCGGGACCCGGCGGATCCGCAAGGGGGCGGCTTCCGCGGTCCGGGCGTGGGTGCGGGACAACGGCGGCGAGTTCCCCGGCGAGACCGAGCGGGTGGTCGACGAGATCAGCGCCCAGGGCGGCACCCCGCTGGTCGTCGCCGAGGAAACCACCGTGCGAGGCGTGATCCGGTTGTCCGACGTGGTCAAGCCGGGCATGAAGGAGCGCTTCGCCGAACT
Protein-coding sequences here:
- a CDS encoding LysR family transcriptional regulator; this encodes MNGFEAFVAVAEELHFGRAADRLGVSQPTLSRAVGGLERALGVTLFARTTRRVALTPEGEAMLPDARTAVDAARAARRRARRAGSLVVVSKPDGDAGLLPGILEGLGEPVQLLFATTGDEAAGMLRDGRGDVALVAAPFDRTGLDVEQVHAEPRVAAQPRGREATTLAEVLALPAVTWPGVDERLDAYYRARDPETLARLTDPPPATAGRAAKDLAEALRLVELGRAVTFLPRSVARRYPREGIAYRELDGLSEARLQVAWPSTSRSPRVAAFVRTATRPR
- the asnB gene encoding asparagine synthase (glutamine-hydrolyzing), with product MCGIAGWVSYDADLTRRQDVVDAMTGTMACRGPDDSGTWVRRHVALGHRRLAIIDLPGGRQPMTVSTPNGDIAMVYSGEAYNFTELKEELTKLGHKWETDSDTEVVLHGYLQWGDAVVDHLNGMYAFAIWDERDDRLVMIRDRMGIKPFYYYPTRDGVLFGSEPKAILANPLAEKVVDTDGLRELMAFTKRPGWSLWKGMEEVRPGTIVTVSREGVRTRTYWKLDAKQHTDDQETTVARVRELMTDIVDRQLVADVPRCVLLSGGLDSSAVTGLAAARLAEQGERLRTFSVDFFGQEENFKPDEMRDTADSPFVRDVASLVGSAHQDVVLNPAELTDPEVRRAVLRARDIPAGLGDMDTSLYLLFKAIRGESTVALSGESADEVFGGYRWFFDEASVNADMFPWIAFRSAMMTDRTSIYTPELMGKVDLESYVRDQYRSAVAEVEHLDGESAAEARMRTICHLHLTRFVRMLLDRKDRASMAVGLEVRVPFCDHRLVEYVYNTPWSLKTFDGREKSLLRHATKHVLPESVAQRVKSPYPSTQDPGYAAALQQQAKEVLAEPGHAVFGLVDRSWAHRVSEVDSATMAPADRIGLDRLLDLYHWIEMYSPELQLD
- the kdpF gene encoding K(+)-transporting ATPase subunit F — protein: MSGAGTVADVVGGLLALGLLVYLFVALIRPEKF
- the kdpA gene encoding potassium-transporting ATPase subunit KdpA, whose amino-acid sequence is MTDTSAGLIQLGLLLAALAVVYRPLGDYLARVFSSEKHLKLEKGLYRLFRVNPDSEQRWPTYAAGVLGFSFVSVVLLSLLQRLQPLLPWDLGRGSVSPGVAFNTAISFVTNTNWQSYVPETTMGHFVQMAGLTVQNFLSAAVGLAVAIAVTRGFVRAKTDRLGNFWVDLTRGTVRVLLPMAFVFALVLVALGVVQSLKAGVAVTNPDGSGSTIALAPAASQEAIKELGTNGGGIFNANSAHPFENPTAWSNLVQLFLILVIPVSLTRAFGTLVGNRRQGYVLLSVMGLLWAASLALIWCSEAFADNPAARAAGASMEGKEQRFGIGLTSLFADTTTGTSTGAVNGAHDSLSGLGGGGPLLNMLYGEISPGGVGTGLYGILVLAIIAMFLAGLMVGRTPEYLGKKLGKREVTCAAIAMLAMPTVVLLGSGIALLLPGTAGALGNSGAHGLSEVLYGYASTGNNNGSAFGGLTATSDWFQSSFAVAMAFGRFVPILAVLCLAGSLAAQRKVPETAGTLPTTGPLFATLLTGTVVLVAALTFIPALALGPIAEALA
- the kdpB gene encoding potassium-transporting ATPase subunit KdpB: MTVTEERPQVAPAEPPSRVGAGVFSPRQLWTSLPEALRKLNPRHQLGNPVMFVVWVGSALTTVFAVTDPSVFTILVAVWLWFTVLFANLAEAVAEGRGKAQAESLRRSKKETVARRLTGSGEEQVPGVELKIGDLVVVEAGQVIPGDGDVVEGIATVDESAITGESAPVIRESGGDRSAVTGGTTVLSDRIVVRITTKPGESFVDRMIALVEGASRQKTPNEIALTILLSTLTIIFLLAVVALQPMARYSGAEQSVIVLTALLVCLIPTTIGALLSAIGIAGMDRLVQRNVLATSGRAVEAAGDVSTLLLDKTGTITFGNRRATELIPVGASTPGELARAARLASLADETPEGRSVVELTADHAGQDEHGEFVAFTAQTRMSGIDIGTRRIRKGAASAVRAWVRDNGGEFPGETERVVDEISAQGGTPLVVAEETTVRGVIRLSDVVKPGMKERFAELRSMGIKTVMITGDNPLTAKAIAADAGVDDYLAEAKPEDKMALIKQEQEGGRLVAMTGDGTNDAPALAQADVGVAMNTGTSAAKEAGNMVDLDSDPTKLIEIVEIGKQLLITRGALTTFSVANDLAKYFAILPAMFTGIYAQLGGLNIMHLATPKSAILSAVIFNALIIVVLIPLALRGVRYKPSSASALLRRNLLVYGLGGIVSPFLGIWLIDLLVRLIPGIG